The Streptomyces sp. NBC_00691 genome has a segment encoding these proteins:
- a CDS encoding 3-oxoacyl-ACP reductase — MALPLEGLSAIVTGAGRGLGRAEALELARLGAAVVVNDYGQPGRDGSGAASAAPAEEVAAEIRATGGRAVAHLGDIADFETARALIDLAVAEFGKLDVLVNNAGILRDRMIFSMSEEEWDSVIRVHLKGHFNTTHFAAVHWRTRAKAGEAGVYGRIVNTSSEAFLAGSAGQPNYAAAKGGIVGLTTSTALALARYGVTANAICPRARTRMTEDVFAGFAEPTAEGDLDPLSPEHVAPLVGYLASPAAAGVNGQLLVVHGGMVAIVERPRVAATFDTAKEAFTYEELDGLLTPHYASRPAGETFAASEVLGLKKG; from the coding sequence ATGGCACTCCCTCTTGAGGGACTGAGCGCGATCGTCACCGGCGCCGGCCGGGGCCTCGGCCGCGCCGAGGCCCTGGAACTGGCCCGGCTCGGCGCGGCCGTCGTCGTCAACGACTACGGACAGCCGGGGCGCGACGGCTCGGGCGCGGCCTCCGCCGCGCCCGCCGAGGAGGTCGCCGCGGAGATCCGCGCGACGGGCGGCAGGGCGGTCGCGCACCTCGGCGACATCGCCGACTTCGAGACGGCGCGGGCCCTGATCGACCTGGCCGTGGCCGAGTTCGGGAAGCTGGACGTCCTGGTCAACAACGCGGGCATCCTGCGCGACCGGATGATCTTCTCGATGAGCGAGGAGGAGTGGGACTCGGTCATACGGGTCCACCTCAAGGGCCACTTCAACACCACGCACTTCGCGGCGGTGCACTGGAGGACCCGGGCGAAGGCGGGGGAGGCCGGCGTCTACGGCCGGATCGTCAACACCTCCTCCGAGGCCTTCCTCGCCGGCTCGGCAGGCCAGCCGAACTACGCGGCCGCCAAGGGCGGGATCGTCGGCCTGACGACGTCGACGGCGCTCGCGCTCGCCCGGTACGGGGTGACGGCGAACGCCATCTGCCCCCGGGCGCGCACCCGGATGACGGAGGACGTGTTCGCGGGCTTCGCGGAGCCGACGGCCGAGGGGGACCTCGACCCGCTGTCCCCGGAGCACGTGGCGCCGCTCGTCGGCTACCTGGCCTCCCCGGCGGCGGCCGGGGTCAACGGCCAGCTGCTCGTCGTGCACGGCGGGATGGTCGCGATCGTCGAACGGCCGAGGGTGGCCGCCACGTTCGACACGGCCAAGGAGGCGTTCACGTACGAGGAGCTGGACGGCCTCCTGACCCCGCACTACGCCTCCCGCCCGGCGGGCGAGACCTTCGCCGCGTCGGAGGTCCTCGGCCTGAAGAAGGGCTGA
- a CDS encoding Nif3-like dinuclear metal center hexameric protein yields MPRLSEVIAALDALWPPERAESWDAVGTVCGDPDAEVARVLFAVDPVQEIADEAIALGADLIVTHHPLYLRGTTTVAAGHFKGRVVHRLIKHDIALHVAHTNADTADPGVSDALAGALDLRVTGPLVPENNLGRICELDHPETLAEFAARAAKRLPATAQGIRVAGDPGMTVRRVAVSGGSGDSLFDAVRAAGVDAFLTADLRHHPVSEATQQTPLGLVDAAHWATEWPWCEQAAAQLDEISDRHGWDLRVHVSKTVTDPWSSHHTSPGAPN; encoded by the coding sequence GTGCCCCGCCTGTCTGAAGTCATCGCCGCGCTCGACGCCCTCTGGCCACCAGAGCGGGCCGAGTCGTGGGACGCCGTCGGCACCGTCTGCGGTGACCCCGACGCAGAGGTCGCACGCGTCCTCTTCGCCGTCGACCCGGTCCAGGAGATCGCCGACGAGGCGATCGCCCTCGGCGCCGACCTGATCGTCACCCACCACCCGCTCTATCTGCGCGGGACGACGACCGTCGCGGCCGGCCACTTCAAGGGCCGCGTCGTGCACCGCCTCATCAAGCACGACATCGCCCTCCACGTGGCGCACACCAACGCCGACACCGCCGACCCCGGCGTCTCCGACGCCCTCGCCGGCGCGCTCGACCTCCGGGTCACCGGCCCCCTCGTGCCCGAGAACAACCTCGGCCGGATCTGCGAGCTCGACCACCCCGAGACCCTCGCCGAGTTCGCCGCCCGCGCGGCGAAGCGGCTGCCCGCCACCGCGCAGGGCATCCGGGTCGCGGGCGACCCCGGCATGACCGTGCGCCGCGTCGCCGTCAGCGGCGGCTCCGGAGACAGCCTCTTCGACGCCGTACGGGCCGCCGGAGTGGACGCCTTCCTCACCGCGGACCTGCGCCACCACCCCGTCTCCGAGGCGACCCAGCAGACGCCTCTGGGCCTCGTCGACGCCGCCCACTGGGCCACCGAATGGCCCTGGTGCGAGCAGGCCGCCGCCCAGCTCGACGAGATTTCCGACCGCCATGGCTGGGACCTCCGCGTCCACGTCTCGAAGACGGTCACCGACCCCTGGTCCTCCCACCACACCTCCCCTGGAGCCCCCAACTGA
- a CDS encoding Zn-dependent alcohol dehydrogenase — MRAAVLHEIGQDKLEVVDDVEAVGFGPGKVRIRVRATGLCHSDVSAMSGVLPQPAPFIPGHEGAGEILDVGDGVTGLTPGQRVLLCWLPACGSCPACKRGQTQLCLAGFMNAGTPNFKRPGGDVFGFAGTGTFTEEVVVDAGCAVPIPDDVPFDIAALIGCGVTTGLGAAINTAKVEAGSSVAVIGCGGVGISAIQGAKLQGAAQIIAVDPVASRREAALRFGATEAVAPDALADAKQRITAGEGFDYVFEVVGKSATARTAYENTRRGGTLCVVGAGAMDDNLQLNMFELFFDEKRILPSMYGGGDVLRSYERAIALWRAGRIDLESLITHRVPLAGINEALEQMRTGAALRTCIEI, encoded by the coding sequence ATGCGCGCAGCCGTACTGCACGAGATCGGCCAGGACAAGCTCGAAGTCGTCGACGACGTCGAGGCCGTGGGCTTCGGCCCCGGCAAGGTCAGGATCCGCGTCCGGGCCACCGGCCTCTGCCACTCCGACGTCTCCGCGATGAGCGGCGTCCTCCCGCAGCCCGCCCCCTTCATCCCCGGCCACGAGGGCGCGGGCGAGATCCTCGACGTCGGCGACGGCGTCACCGGACTCACCCCGGGCCAGCGGGTGCTGCTCTGCTGGCTGCCCGCCTGCGGCAGCTGTCCCGCCTGCAAGCGCGGCCAGACCCAGCTCTGCCTCGCCGGGTTCATGAACGCCGGCACGCCCAACTTCAAGCGCCCCGGTGGGGACGTCTTCGGCTTCGCCGGCACCGGCACCTTCACCGAGGAGGTCGTCGTCGACGCGGGCTGCGCCGTCCCGATCCCCGACGACGTGCCCTTCGACATCGCCGCCCTCATCGGCTGCGGCGTCACCACCGGACTCGGCGCCGCCATCAACACCGCCAAGGTGGAAGCCGGTTCGTCGGTCGCCGTCATCGGCTGTGGAGGCGTCGGCATCTCCGCGATCCAGGGCGCCAAGCTCCAGGGCGCCGCCCAGATCATCGCCGTCGACCCCGTCGCGTCACGCCGCGAGGCCGCGCTGCGCTTCGGCGCCACCGAGGCCGTCGCCCCGGACGCGCTCGCCGACGCCAAGCAGCGGATCACCGCGGGCGAGGGCTTCGACTACGTCTTCGAGGTCGTCGGCAAGTCCGCCACCGCCCGCACCGCGTACGAGAACACCCGGCGGGGCGGCACCCTCTGCGTCGTCGGCGCGGGTGCCATGGACGACAACCTCCAGCTCAACATGTTCGAGCTGTTCTTCGACGAGAAGCGGATCCTGCCCTCCATGTACGGCGGCGGCGACGTCCTCCGCTCCTACGAGCGGGCCATCGCGCTCTGGCGGGCCGGCCGCATCGACCTGGAGTCGCTCATCACCCACCGCGTACCGCTCGCGGGCATCAACGAGGCCCTGGAGCAGATGCGGACCGGTGCCGCGCTCCGCACCTGCATCGAGATCTGA
- a CDS encoding ABC transporter substrate-binding protein: protein MSLRRRGTAAVVALAAALSLAACGGGDGGSDASKKEDTTKKKDVATGGKDFGDAAAKTAAMGTDAKAGQFPRTLTHALGRTELPAAPKRVVVLDVGEFDNVVSLGIQPVGYAPAEGDDGIPAYLAKGAGTPKSVGTINNLNLEAIANLQPDLILGSQLRAADKYDELSKIAPTVFSIRPGFTWKENYLLNAAALDRTAQAKEKLAAYETKARRLGTDIGPDKPTVSMVRYLPGKIRLYAKASFIGTILEDTGLPRPENQQIDELAAEISPEKIDEADGDWIFTGVYGEAKATKKDTAQANPLWKNLKAVKAGQAEDVPDETWYLGLGVTAADLVLDDLRGYLVK, encoded by the coding sequence ATGTCCCTCCGCCGCCGCGGCACCGCCGCCGTCGTCGCCCTCGCCGCCGCGCTCTCGCTCGCGGCCTGCGGAGGAGGCGACGGAGGATCCGACGCCTCCAAGAAGGAGGACACGACCAAGAAGAAGGACGTGGCCACCGGAGGCAAGGACTTCGGCGACGCCGCCGCGAAGACCGCGGCCATGGGCACGGACGCCAAGGCCGGCCAGTTCCCCCGCACCCTGACCCACGCCCTCGGCAGGACCGAGCTGCCCGCCGCCCCGAAGCGGGTCGTCGTCCTCGACGTCGGCGAGTTCGACAACGTCGTCTCCCTCGGCATCCAGCCCGTCGGCTACGCCCCCGCGGAAGGCGACGACGGCATCCCGGCCTACCTCGCCAAGGGCGCCGGCACCCCGAAGTCCGTCGGCACGATCAACAACCTCAACCTGGAGGCCATCGCCAACCTCCAGCCCGACCTGATCCTCGGCAGCCAGCTGCGCGCCGCGGACAAGTACGACGAGCTGTCGAAGATCGCGCCGACCGTGTTCTCCATCCGCCCGGGCTTCACCTGGAAGGAGAACTACCTCCTCAACGCCGCCGCGCTCGACAGGACCGCCCAGGCGAAGGAGAAGCTCGCCGCGTACGAGACCAAGGCGAGGCGGCTGGGCACGGACATCGGCCCGGACAAGCCCACCGTCTCGATGGTCCGCTACCTCCCCGGCAAGATCCGCCTGTACGCGAAGGCCTCCTTCATCGGCACGATCCTCGAGGACACCGGCCTGCCGCGGCCCGAGAACCAGCAGATCGACGAGCTCGCGGCGGAGATCAGCCCGGAGAAGATCGACGAGGCCGACGGCGACTGGATCTTCACCGGCGTGTACGGCGAGGCCAAGGCCACCAAGAAGGACACCGCCCAGGCCAACCCGCTCTGGAAGAACCTCAAGGCCGTCAAGGCCGGCCAGGCCGAGGACGTCCCGGACGAGACCTGGTACCTGGGCCTCGGCGTGACGGCGGCGGACCTGGTCCTCGACGACCTGCGCGGCTACCTCGTCAAGTAG
- a CDS encoding ABC transporter ATP-binding protein produces the protein MTKDLTNEPAVAFRAATKTYGAVRAVDGLDLTVRRGETVALLGRNGAGKSSTVSLLLGLDEPDSGHVELFGGAPALAVGAGRVGAMLQEGQATPRVTVREVVSFVARTYPAPMPVAEALALAGLSDLAERRVARLSGGQAQRVRFAIALVGNPELVVLDEPTAALDVEARQEFWEAMHGYARRGNTVLFSTHYLEEADAYADRIVVLDSGRIVADGTGEELKRAAGGSLVSFDLAGSPTEWLMTLPGVTSVEVRKDRARLRTEDSDATVRALAARDAIRSLEVTQASLNDAFLTLSHRTGERLELTR, from the coding sequence ATGACGAAGGACCTGACGAACGAACCGGCGGTCGCCTTCCGGGCCGCGACGAAGACGTACGGCGCCGTCCGCGCCGTCGACGGGCTCGACCTCACCGTCCGGCGCGGCGAGACGGTGGCCCTGCTCGGCCGCAACGGCGCCGGGAAGTCGAGCACCGTGAGCCTGCTCCTCGGCCTCGACGAGCCCGACAGCGGCCACGTCGAACTCTTCGGCGGGGCCCCGGCCCTCGCCGTCGGGGCCGGCCGGGTCGGCGCGATGCTCCAGGAGGGCCAGGCCACTCCCCGGGTGACCGTCCGCGAGGTCGTGTCCTTCGTCGCCCGGACCTACCCGGCGCCGATGCCGGTCGCCGAGGCCCTCGCCCTCGCCGGACTCTCCGACCTCGCCGAGCGCCGGGTGGCCCGGCTCTCCGGGGGCCAGGCGCAGCGGGTCCGCTTCGCGATCGCGCTCGTCGGCAACCCCGAGCTGGTCGTCCTGGACGAGCCGACCGCGGCCCTCGACGTCGAGGCCCGCCAGGAGTTCTGGGAGGCCATGCACGGCTACGCACGGCGGGGGAACACCGTCCTGTTCTCCACCCACTACCTGGAGGAGGCCGACGCGTACGCCGACCGGATCGTCGTCCTCGACTCCGGCCGGATCGTCGCCGACGGAACCGGCGAGGAGCTCAAGCGGGCCGCCGGCGGCAGCCTCGTCTCCTTCGATCTGGCGGGGAGCCCGACGGAGTGGCTCATGACGCTGCCCGGGGTCACCTCCGTCGAAGTCCGGAAGGACCGCGCCCGGCTGCGTACCGAGGACTCCGACGCCACGGTCCGCGCCCTCGCCGCGCGGGACGCGATCCGCTCCCTGGAGGTCACCCAGGCCTCCCTGAACGACGCCTTCCTCACCCTGTCCCACCGGACCGGCGAACGACTGGAGCTCACACGATGA
- a CDS encoding bifunctional RNase H/acid phosphatase, whose translation MTSSSSREVIVEADGGSRGNPGPAGYGAVVLDPVTGETLAEAAEYIGVATNNVAEYKGLVAGLKAARSLFPDATVHVRMDSKLVVEQMSGRWKIKHPDMKPLAAEAGRVFPAGRVRYEWIPRERNKHADRLANEAMDAGKRGRQWEPSDSTAALDTAAARNAATLPPAPSGPPGDATAGAARARAALATGAGSTTGAGAAGDPVPGRTGTGSGAWPGTVAHPAAEDDGLFAADEALGAPASGDFEAQAGSAAPAAPGQGWSAGPDMSAPATFVLLRHGETALTPEKRFSGSGGTDPELSAAGLRQAEAVAEALAARGTIQEIVSSPLTRCRQTAGAVAARLGLDVRVEQGLRETDFGAWEGLTFGEVRERHPEDLDAWLASPKAAPTGGGESFATVARRVAATRDRLTAAYAGRTVLLVTHVTPIKTLIRLALGAPPESLFRMELSAASISAVAYYADGNASVRLLNDTSHLR comes from the coding sequence ATGACGTCGTCGTCCTCTCGTGAGGTGATCGTCGAGGCGGACGGCGGTTCCCGGGGCAACCCGGGGCCCGCCGGGTACGGCGCCGTGGTCCTGGACCCGGTGACGGGCGAGACACTCGCGGAGGCCGCCGAGTACATCGGCGTGGCGACGAACAACGTCGCCGAGTACAAGGGCCTGGTGGCGGGCCTCAAGGCGGCGCGGTCGCTGTTCCCCGACGCCACCGTCCACGTCCGGATGGACTCCAAGCTGGTCGTCGAGCAGATGTCCGGCCGCTGGAAGATCAAGCACCCGGACATGAAGCCGCTCGCGGCCGAGGCGGGCCGGGTCTTCCCGGCGGGCCGGGTCCGCTACGAGTGGATCCCGCGCGAACGCAACAAGCACGCGGACCGGCTCGCGAACGAGGCGATGGACGCGGGCAAGCGCGGCCGCCAGTGGGAGCCGTCCGACTCGACGGCCGCCCTGGACACCGCGGCCGCCCGCAACGCCGCGACGCTCCCCCCGGCGCCGTCGGGGCCGCCCGGCGACGCGACGGCGGGCGCGGCGCGCGCCCGCGCCGCGCTGGCGACGGGTGCGGGATCGACGACGGGCGCGGGCGCGGCAGGCGACCCCGTTCCGGGTCGTACGGGGACGGGTTCGGGCGCCTGGCCCGGCACGGTCGCGCACCCGGCGGCCGAGGACGACGGACTGTTCGCCGCCGATGAGGCCCTCGGAGCCCCGGCCTCGGGAGACTTCGAGGCGCAGGCGGGCTCCGCCGCGCCCGCCGCTCCCGGCCAAGGCTGGTCCGCCGGGCCCGACATGAGCGCGCCCGCCACCTTCGTGCTCCTCCGGCACGGCGAGACCGCGCTCACTCCCGAGAAGCGTTTCTCCGGCAGCGGGGGGACCGATCCCGAGCTCTCGGCGGCCGGTCTCCGGCAGGCCGAGGCCGTCGCGGAGGCCCTTGCCGCGCGCGGGACCATCCAGGAGATCGTCAGTTCGCCGCTGACCCGCTGCCGCCAGACCGCGGGTGCCGTCGCCGCCCGCCTCGGGCTGGACGTCCGCGTCGAGCAGGGGCTGCGCGAGACCGACTTCGGGGCCTGGGAGGGGCTGACGTTCGGCGAGGTGCGGGAACGTCACCCCGAGGACCTCGACGCCTGGCTCGCCTCGCCGAAGGCCGCGCCCACCGGCGGAGGCGAGAGCTTCGCGACGGTCGCCCGGCGCGTCGCCGCGACCCGGGACCGGCTCACCGCCGCCTACGCGGGCCGGACCGTCCTCCTGGTCACCCACGTCACGCCCATCAAGACCCTGATCCGGCTCGCGCTCGGCGCCCCGCCGGAGTCGCTGTTCCGGATGGAGCTGTCGGCGGCATCGATCTCGGCGGTCGCCTACTACGCCGACGGCAACGCGTCCGTACGGCTCCTCAACGACACCTCCCACCTCCGCTGA
- a CDS encoding sensor histidine kinase yields the protein MRNIRRGIRALRDQQQWERGPNGLSLLPWLLMGLGALSHLLGGQAPNPWIGGLGLLTFNTLYIAIVFRACHPPSRETPLTWGLLAALGVLTFALAIGYGREWLLLFPLLGLAVGAVVRHGPLLRWVSPPLVVAVGVVTFWRDGWDSIGVVYGTFMSVMVTAAILALDESVRQLRATREELATAAVEKERLRFSRDLHDLLGHTLSVIVVKSEVVRRLAPRDLDAALAQVADIEAVGRQALTEIREAVTGYREGSLATELDRARDALSSAGIEPEVRRSGPLLEPQTEALLSWVVRESTTNAVRHSGASRCVFALDGTADRVRLTVTDDGRGPAARAPGADGTPGSGLRGLRERVAAAGGTLESGPAPRGGFRVTAELPAETPGPHDCEGEPTT from the coding sequence ATGCGGAACATCCGGCGCGGCATCAGGGCACTGCGCGACCAGCAGCAGTGGGAGCGGGGCCCGAACGGGCTCAGCCTCCTCCCCTGGCTGCTGATGGGCCTGGGCGCGCTGTCCCATCTGCTCGGCGGCCAGGCCCCCAACCCGTGGATCGGCGGCCTCGGGCTGCTCACCTTCAACACCCTCTACATCGCGATCGTCTTCCGCGCCTGTCACCCGCCCAGCCGGGAGACGCCGCTGACCTGGGGACTCCTCGCCGCGCTCGGGGTGCTGACCTTCGCGCTCGCCATCGGTTACGGGAGGGAGTGGCTGCTCCTCTTCCCGCTCCTTGGCCTCGCGGTCGGGGCGGTGGTGCGGCACGGGCCGCTGCTGCGCTGGGTCAGCCCCCCGCTGGTGGTGGCGGTGGGGGTGGTGACGTTCTGGCGGGACGGCTGGGACTCCATCGGCGTCGTGTACGGCACGTTCATGTCCGTGATGGTGACGGCGGCGATCCTCGCGCTCGACGAGTCGGTGCGGCAGCTCCGGGCGACCCGGGAGGAACTGGCCACGGCCGCCGTCGAGAAGGAACGGCTGCGGTTCTCCCGCGACCTGCACGACCTGCTCGGACACACGCTCTCCGTGATCGTGGTGAAGTCGGAGGTCGTACGCCGGCTCGCGCCGCGCGACCTCGACGCGGCCCTCGCCCAGGTGGCGGACATCGAGGCGGTGGGCCGGCAGGCGCTCACCGAGATCCGGGAGGCCGTCACCGGCTACCGCGAGGGCAGCCTCGCCACCGAGCTGGACCGGGCGCGCGACGCGCTGTCCTCGGCCGGCATCGAGCCGGAGGTGCGCCGCTCGGGCCCGCTCCTGGAACCGCAGACGGAGGCCCTGCTCAGCTGGGTGGTGCGGGAGTCCACGACGAACGCGGTACGGCACAGCGGCGCGTCCCGCTGCGTGTTCGCCCTGGACGGCACCGCCGACCGCGTCCGCCTCACCGTCACCGACGACGGCCGGGGCCCGGCCGCCCGCGCACCGGGCGCCGACGGCACCCCGGGCAGCGGTCTGCGGGGCCTGCGCGAGCGGGTCGCGGCGGCAGGCGGCACTCTGGAGTCGGGACCGGCTCCGCGGGGCGGGTTCCGGGTCACCGCGGAGCTCCCCGCGGAGACCCCCGGCCCGCACGACTGCGAGGGGGAGCCGACGACATGA
- a CDS encoding zinc ribbon domain-containing protein: MNAAPADQIRLLDVQALDVRLQQLAHKRRSLPEHAEIESLTKDLTQLRDLLVAAQTEESDCGREQTKAEQDVDQVRQRATRDQQRLDSGAVSSPKDLENLQREIVSLAKRQGDLEEIVLEVMERRESAQERLAELNERVASVQAKTDDATARRDAAEGELAAEEASVEKERELVAGTVPADLLKLYEKLRVQQGGVGAARLYQRKCEGCHIELNITEVNEVRAAAKDEVLRCENCRRILVRTSESGL; encoded by the coding sequence CTGAACGCCGCGCCCGCCGACCAGATCCGCCTCCTCGACGTCCAGGCCCTGGACGTCCGCCTCCAGCAGCTCGCGCACAAGCGCCGGTCGCTGCCCGAGCACGCCGAGATCGAGTCGCTGACCAAGGACCTCACCCAGCTGCGTGACCTGCTCGTCGCCGCGCAGACCGAGGAGAGCGACTGCGGCCGTGAGCAGACCAAGGCCGAGCAGGACGTCGACCAGGTCCGCCAGCGGGCCACGCGCGACCAGCAGCGCCTCGACTCGGGCGCCGTGTCCTCCCCGAAGGACCTGGAGAACCTCCAGCGCGAGATCGTCTCGCTCGCCAAGCGACAGGGCGACCTGGAGGAGATCGTCCTCGAGGTCATGGAGCGCCGCGAGTCCGCGCAGGAGCGCCTCGCCGAGCTGAACGAGCGGGTCGCCTCCGTCCAGGCCAAGACCGACGACGCGACCGCCCGCCGCGACGCCGCCGAGGGCGAGCTCGCCGCCGAGGAGGCGTCCGTGGAGAAGGAGCGCGAGCTCGTCGCGGGCACCGTCCCGGCGGACCTCCTCAAGCTGTACGAGAAGCTGCGCGTCCAGCAGGGCGGCGTCGGCGCGGCCCGGCTGTACCAGCGCAAGTGCGAGGGCTGCCACATCGAGCTCAACATCACCGAGGTCAACGAGGTGCGGGCCGCCGCCAAGGACGAGGTCCTGCGCTGCGAGAACTGCCGCCGCATCCTCGTCCGCACGTCGGAGTCCGGCCTGTAA
- a CDS encoding GNAT family N-acetyltransferase produces MTWHFTEHPAAFRAAAGTHLAAEPARNTAVLTLMDGADRLGWWAEPDGRVTGVLTVSPSGALHLGATTEEAALALAVRAGEEPTEVRGETAAVEAYAKASGRPWRPVVRMRLFRLGEPTPPDPVPAGRHRVAGEADVPLVAAWTREFATAIGDEPAEDYTGFVTERISEGRLVLWETPEGRAVSMAAVSRTIQGQARVHLVYTPPAERGHGYAAGATEAVSRVAAGAGASQVLLFTDLSNPTSNALYQRLGYRPVTDHLGVEFTATGR; encoded by the coding sequence ATGACCTGGCACTTCACCGAGCACCCCGCCGCCTTCCGTGCCGCGGCCGGGACGCACCTCGCCGCCGAGCCGGCGCGCAACACCGCGGTGCTGACCCTCATGGACGGGGCGGACCGGCTCGGCTGGTGGGCGGAGCCCGACGGCCGGGTCACCGGGGTCCTCACGGTCTCCCCCTCCGGGGCCCTCCACCTCGGCGCGACGACGGAGGAGGCGGCCCTCGCGCTCGCCGTCCGGGCGGGGGAGGAGCCGACGGAGGTCCGTGGCGAGACGGCCGCGGTGGAGGCGTACGCGAAGGCCTCGGGCCGGCCCTGGAGGCCCGTCGTCCGGATGCGGCTCTTCCGGCTCGGCGAGCCGACCCCGCCCGACCCGGTCCCGGCCGGCCGGCACCGGGTGGCCGGCGAGGCCGACGTCCCGCTCGTCGCGGCCTGGACGAGGGAGTTCGCGACGGCCATCGGTGACGAGCCCGCCGAGGACTACACCGGCTTCGTCACGGAGCGGATCTCCGAGGGCCGCCTCGTCCTCTGGGAGACGCCCGAGGGCCGCGCGGTCTCGATGGCCGCCGTCTCCCGCACGATCCAGGGACAGGCCCGTGTCCACCTCGTCTACACCCCGCCCGCCGAGCGCGGCCACGGCTACGCGGCGGGCGCCACCGAGGCCGTCAGCCGGGTCGCCGCCGGTGCGGGCGCCTCTCAGGTCCTGCTCTTCACGGACCTCTCCAACCCCACCAGCAACGCTCTCTACCAGCGGCTCGGCTACCGCCCGGTGACCGACCACCTGGGCGTGGAGTTCACCGCGACCGGACGCTGA
- a CDS encoding MaoC/PaaZ C-terminal domain-containing protein, with translation MPIDPAKAVAAEPRSAEISWDHKDVQLYHLGLGAGTPATDPDELRYTLESRLHVLPSFATVAGAGMGVVGGLSAPGIDIDLAAVLHGGQTVTLHRPVPVSGRAVSTSRVAAVHDKGKAAVLVLRSEASDADGPLWTSDAQIFVRGEGGWGGDRGPSERLALPERAPDATVERPIREEQALLYRLSGDWNPLHADPEFAKLAGFDRPILHGLCSYGMTLKAVVDTVLGGDVARVRSYRTRFAGIVFPGETLRIRMWAGDGRVQVAVTAVERDDAPVLADTLVEHS, from the coding sequence ATGCCCATCGACCCCGCCAAGGCCGTCGCCGCCGAACCCCGCAGCGCCGAGATCTCCTGGGACCACAAGGACGTCCAGCTCTACCACCTGGGACTCGGCGCCGGAACCCCGGCCACCGACCCCGACGAGCTCCGCTACACCCTCGAATCAAGGCTCCACGTCCTGCCCAGCTTCGCGACCGTCGCGGGCGCCGGCATGGGCGTCGTCGGCGGGCTCTCCGCCCCCGGCATCGACATCGACCTCGCCGCCGTCCTGCACGGCGGCCAGACGGTCACCCTGCACCGCCCCGTCCCCGTCTCCGGCCGCGCCGTCTCCACCTCCCGCGTCGCCGCCGTCCACGACAAGGGCAAGGCCGCCGTCCTCGTCCTGCGCTCCGAGGCCTCCGACGCCGACGGCCCGCTCTGGACCAGCGACGCCCAGATCTTCGTCCGCGGAGAAGGCGGCTGGGGCGGCGACCGCGGCCCCTCCGAGCGCCTCGCGCTCCCCGAGCGCGCGCCCGACGCCACCGTCGAACGGCCGATCCGCGAGGAACAGGCCCTGCTCTACCGGCTCTCCGGAGACTGGAACCCGCTCCACGCCGACCCCGAGTTCGCCAAGCTCGCCGGCTTCGACCGGCCGATCCTGCACGGGCTCTGCTCGTACGGCATGACCCTCAAGGCGGTGGTGGACACGGTGCTCGGCGGGGACGTCGCCCGGGTCCGCTCGTACCGCACGCGCTTCGCCGGGATCGTCTTCCCGGGCGAGACCCTGCGCATCCGGATGTGGGCCGGGGACGGCCGCGTCCAGGTGGCGGTGACGGCCGTGGAGCGCGACGACGCCCCGGTCCTGGCCGACACCCTCGTCGAACACTCCTGA
- a CDS encoding ABC transporter permease codes for MITAYVRLEVRRALRETGFVISTVGVPVMMYLLFTNLGDGDDGAYKKAAMVGMAAYGALGAALSVGNGVAEDKTTGWLRQLRITPMTSLQVVTGRALTGAVVVLPAIAAVLLAGALANGVRMAAWQWGAVAVTLWLGSLPFTLLGLGNGYRLTAQTTGVVNVACNLGLAVVGGLWFPVVLFPDWLRTVSEFTPTNRFAELGVAVTEGTAPAAATLAVLLGWAALFGTYAAVSYRRSARTV; via the coding sequence ATGATCACCGCCTACGTACGTCTCGAAGTCCGCCGCGCCCTGCGCGAGACCGGATTCGTCATCTCCACCGTCGGCGTGCCCGTGATGATGTACCTCCTCTTCACCAACCTCGGCGACGGGGACGACGGCGCGTACAAGAAGGCCGCGATGGTCGGGATGGCGGCCTACGGAGCCCTCGGTGCCGCGCTGTCCGTCGGCAACGGGGTCGCCGAGGACAAGACCACGGGCTGGTTGCGCCAGCTGCGCATCACCCCCATGACGTCCCTCCAGGTGGTGACCGGCCGTGCCCTGACCGGAGCGGTGGTCGTCCTCCCCGCCATCGCCGCGGTCCTCCTGGCGGGCGCGCTCGCCAACGGCGTGCGCATGGCGGCCTGGCAGTGGGGCGCCGTCGCCGTCACGCTCTGGCTGGGCTCGCTCCCCTTCACCCTGCTCGGCCTCGGCAACGGCTACCGGCTCACCGCGCAGACGACCGGGGTCGTGAACGTCGCCTGCAATCTGGGGCTCGCGGTGGTGGGCGGGCTGTGGTTCCCCGTCGTGCTCTTCCCCGACTGGCTCCGCACCGTCTCGGAGTTCACGCCGACGAACCGATTCGCCGAGCTGGGCGTGGCGGTGACGGAGGGCACGGCGCCGGCGGCGGCGACCCTGGCCGTACTGCTCGGGTGGGCGGCGCTCTTCGGCACGTACGCGGCGGTCTCGTACCGTCGTTCGGCGAGGACGGTATGA